In the genome of Rhopalosiphum padi isolate XX-2018 chromosome 1, ASM2088224v1, whole genome shotgun sequence, the window ctaaaattatataaactaaagaataaagatatattaaatgCAAATATGCATGTTAAAAGTGGccaattataaacataaaattatgaaataatatgtaggtaccaaACAGAGTCATAGCGAGGATTGCCCCTagccatttaatatatttccgtccttataaatgtttaatcccCCCACAAGCACACACAACTTTTTACTtggtttcaaataaaatatagatgtttgaatcataattcaattttttttttaattattgcttTTTAAATGTGTCAACAAACTaaagtttttacattatttcaattaaaatttaatcgataataaataaaaaccaataaacacGAGTAGCAATAGCGATTTCTTAAATACctaatgaacattttaatttttatatgtgtataattattttttcaaaacctaGATTACACCTTATATTAATGTAagtaaattcatttaattttgcataGTGACAATAATAAACAACTTACCGTATAATTTCTTCTAGAACTTCCTTTTATgacttaatacaatataaattattaaacattgaaatattaatttattggcgggagttaaattttgaatcatatttttaattttaacttggaacttgtatttaataataacaatttaaatcaattttcaaaactattactAATACCcggagtaatattataatttataatgttatatattattttatatcgtaaGCTgtctgtaatatttttatactgtttaCCTATATTGTGTACTATTTAATGGTAATCTATCTTGAATAGCCTAAAATGTCcctatatttatgatttatatcgatatatagtataactactttgctatattttattttggtttatcaaatataacatacaatacgCAGTGCATAGTCATTTGTGAGGTAACGAAGTTCGGCATTacaaaaatttagataaaacaaACGAAACTGTGATTttcttgaaaatattgtagtactTACTACAAATATCGATGTAACAAACTCTCGATATAACAAACTTTTTTCTTGGTCTCTTGAAACTCGTTATACCATGAATTGTCAGTTGATTGTAAATGGCTAGGTACCTTTTCatacatttgaaaattagtGTCTTATTTCAAGTAATCAtcgtaaaatttaaactattagattattaacattgcattgtaacttataagtaattaaaaattcagaaatgaagacataaataaaacaattatttattataagaatgtAAGAAAAATGAAAGTATACAGAGGTTAGGTAAGTTAGAGATCGGATTTATATGCAAGGGTTTAAAATGTTAgtgtttcaaatttaatttaattgatttgataaataaaatttttctttgCATAGAATTGTCTACTTGGATAAGGGTTACCTATGAGCtatgatatatattgtttatattgtgtAGGACATAGGTAATGAACGCATGTAAAATCccggaaattaaataaatcccGGTCCGTAGGATTACTGATTTATTCCATATTTGTACGGTCTGTGAAATTATTTTCCGGGCATTTATGGTGCCCCATCAAAACATGTAGGCTTACATAACTGTACCTAGTAATTTGATTATATAGGTTGATAAGTACTATAATTTATGCCTCTTTTCCAATTATGTTGATTTGATTATAGTtccatatttttacattttagttttagatAGCCCACAATAAACCTTTATTCACCAACTTATGGATTAAATAACAACTTTGGTTTTTCAGGTATTGCTTCTATCGTAGGATTTTCACCGACCATAGCTAAACAAATGGGCTATTCACCGATGTTAGTTGGTTATCTTTAcacatatttatctattttagcCTTTTTAGTCAAGCCTATTATTGGATTAATAGTTGATAAATTTCCCGTGAAAAGAATTACGTTTCTAGTATTTGTTTTGACGTGTGGCTTAGCCGCATTTGTGTTAAACTTTATTCAGAAACTACCAACGGAAACGGCTGCCATTTTAAGTTGCAACACCACAACAGTATTAGACGTTTGTTCAAACGTTGACGGTCAGTTGCCTAAATGCGACGacagtttaaaaaaactcatagcAAATAATTCTATGTCAATTACATGTCAAGTGcgttataaattagtaaaattttacgataattttaaaacggtgttttacgtattttattatgtagtattatcTACGAGTTTAAGACCtacatattgaatattataatttaaaataaattaaaaagtttaaattatgattgcattgacgatatattttttctatattcttTTTAGTTGTATTGTCAACCAGATAAATCATTTTTGGATGAGATATGTAAATCTTGGAGTATGGATTATTGTGTACCACAATACAACAtgaatacaaacaataattttgcACATTTCAATGTATCATTGTTTAACAATTTGAGAGATCaggtaaattgtaaattttatgttattgtatcaaaaattgttataagtttataaaattataattaagtacagGGGTTGTCTGGGAGTACTTAATCAGCCCGGGTGGAGAAGATTTAAGTGgccaaaaatgtattgttagtatctatgttcaaaatatttgccACTCACTGCGCTCAATTATGGCTAATTTTATAACcaatgcgtatatatattataaaggtccTTGCATTTATAGacttttttatatcaaatacaattattgcagcatataaattcatcaaatatattattaccacaaAATAGTGTTTCACATTAATcgattataatatgtgaaaaattcttatttatggatgaatgatatattaaataatatatataatttgttcattttaatttataaatttaatatttgttgcaTTATGGTGGATgagtcttttaaatattttactacttcAGGGTTTCAAACACATATATTCCATGCAACAACCCTTTTTCTACAGACATTAAAAACAGAGACTCCAAATTTTTCTGAGTTAAATGTAAtcttaatctattttttattaatttcagctTATTAAACGTCTGTTCGCAGTTAACTTTTGTAACTGATacagttaaaacaatttatatgcttcacatagtaaaataaaagcagacacatacaaatttaagttgtatatcaaactataaacataatgtaagcaatttttttaatcGTGATTACTGAAAactacattacataaaaccataagcaacaattattaatcatgattaaataaacattgtaaataaaACGAATATCTACGCCATCGATCTTGTAAGGAAACATCGAtccaattttaaatcatttttttcctaGGTTTCGGGTTCCAAGTATATTGGTTTTGTTCTTTTCTATACAGAATTCGATAAGTTTGGGtatacttttgaaaaatgttgaagTTCTAGTTTTAATCAATCACGATCTATGTTACAAGATATGCTAATTCTTTTAAAGCAGCTTTTGGTATATTTAGTATAGAATGACAATATTCTtaggtactataaattaaatatcagctattaatttcttattaactgAAAAACTGCTGTTGAAACTTTCTTTAATTTGATCTAATATAACTCGAAAAGTATTTAATctgaatttttctaaaattatagtcacaaaatttttatataagagtttaaatttaaaattttaataattttcaaataattttgtaattaaaaatccatgaaattaaTTCAGCctactatattactaataataaaataaatttattttcctgataataatatcaaaaaacataacatgaaatatacttattagttattgccTTATTGGTATAGGCTGATATATCGTTTCTGCTCAGAATCTTTTTTCGTAATCTATGGTGATTGaatgaaaatttaacacatccatcagggtcatcaattattattattattattattattattattattttcataatgttaCATGTTGTTtaagttatttgtatttttttactatatatacgtTATTAGATAGAAAACAATTACGGGTTTGAAGTAAAATTGGTGCAATTCAAAGAAACTCAAGTATTTTTTCCTACATGTCTAAAACCAGTGAGCACTCGATGTAAGATAGACTGTTCGAATGATGTTATAATGGAATTAGCTACCACTACAGTATTTGAAGGAAGCATTTTCGGCTTACATCAGTTCTGGGAATATTTCATTGTTATGAGTTTATTTTGGATTAGTCAAGCAATAACTTGGAGTCTTCAAGACCCAATTTGCCTTGATCTCTTAGgtgattgttttatattttaaagttgactatatataatttatctcacaaaaatgaaaaaataagttaCGATTTAGAGAACGTAAAGTGCAGTGTATATTGTCACACTAttggtaaaatttataatatatagtcatgcaaatataatattttaatctgtgctattattgttattttattcagGAACTAGACTTGAAGATTACGGTAAACAAAGGTGTTGGGGATCTATTAGTTGGGGACTCTTCTCGATATTTGGTGGAGCACTTGTTGATTATTTTAGTGATAGTGATATTCACAAGAACTACTTACCAATTTACTATCTGTGTCTTTTAATCATATTGTGTGATTTTATGgtagcttataaaataaaagtaagtttttcatatttattgcatttcgTTACCAATAATTAGTGTTATATGACATCATAAATATGTACTCTAtgacatttgaaatttgaattgtaGACTGTagaaatttagtaatattaaaccttcaactatatgataataaattattttttttttatgtttacacgATTTATTGAAGATAACTGAGACAATTGGATCTAAAAATACACTATCAgacatattcaaattaataactaatataaatattgtaatattctttATATGGATCATATTGATGGGTGTTTGTACATCTATGGTGTGGAATTACCTTTTTtggtaatatacttaattttatatttaaaaatgttatttcaatgtttaacattaaataattattttttgattttgttaaaaaaactattacctattcataatatagtttttaaagtcatttatttGTAGCTTATACGTTATGGatttaacttttttgttttataggtatatggaGGATTTAACTCAGAAGTATCACAGTGAAAATCAATTGTGGATAAAAACATTGCAGGGATCAGCCATTGGAATTCAATGTATTGGTGGTGAAatgccatttttatttttttctggttGGATTATTAAACGAATTGGTCATACAAATTGCATGGCCTTAGGTCTTTTCACTTTTGCTATTAGGTTTTACTTGTATTCTATTATAACTAACCCTATTTGGATACTGCCAATTGAATTCACCAATGGCATAACATTCGGATTGTGTCACGCTGTAATGATGGAATACGCAAAAATCGTTGCTCCTGTAAGTGCTA includes:
- the LOC132917310 gene encoding major facilitator superfamily domain-containing protein 6-like encodes the protein MFSVNKRMLRMKFHYFLYMGGIASIVGFSPTIAKQMGYSPMLVGYLYTYLSILAFLVKPIIGLIVDKFPVKRITFLVFVLTCGLAAFVLNFIQKLPTETAAILSCNTTTVLDVCSNVDGQLPKCDDSLKKLIANNSMSITCQLYCQPDKSFLDEICKSWSMDYCVPQYNMNTNNNFAHFNVSLFNNLRDQIENNYGFEVKLVQFKETQVFFPTCLKPVSTRCKIDCSNDVIMELATTTVFEGSIFGLHQFWEYFIVMSLFWISQAITWSLQDPICLDLLGTRLEDYGKQRCWGSISWGLFSIFGGALVDYFSDSDIHKNYLPIYYLCLLIILCDFMVAYKIKITETIGSKNTLSDIFKLITNINIVIFFIWIILMGVCTSMVWNYLFWYMEDLTQKYHSENQLWIKTLQGSAIGIQCIGGEMPFLFFSGWIIKRIGHTNCMALGLFTFAIRFYLYSIITNPIWILPIEFTNGITFGLCHAVMMEYAKIVAPVSAITTVVGFSGALFEGVGISLGGLIGGFFYEKFGGESTFKLFSCGSLLMGILHVLFIVFSKKNIKGEGTIN